The following are encoded together in the Lactuca sativa cultivar Salinas chromosome 1, Lsat_Salinas_v11, whole genome shotgun sequence genome:
- the LOC111875870 gene encoding eugenol synthase 1 produces MATEISKILVIGGTGYIGKFVVDASAKAGHPTSVLVRESTVADPVKGKLVQSFKNSGVTLVYGDLNDHESLVNAIKQVDVVISTVGNMQIPDQTKIIAAIKEAGNVKRFFPSEFGVDVDRQNAVEPASSTFAGKVQIRRAIEAAGIPFTYVASGCFAGYFLPTMVQAGATAPPRDKVTILGDGSPKVIYNEEHDIGTYTIKAVDDPRTLNKILYIKPSKNTLSFNDLVSLWEKKIGKSLEKDYVPEEQVLKLIQESGFPINIFLAINHSIFVKGDLDNFEIEPSFGVEASELYPDVKYTTVEEYLDQFV; encoded by the exons atggCAACAGAAATCAGCAAGATTCTGGTCATCGGTGGAACTGGGTACATCGGAAAATTCGTGGTCGACGCTAGTGCAAAGGCCGGCCACCCAACCTCCGTTCTGGTTCGAGAATCCACGGTGGCGGACCCTGTGAAGGGTAAGCTTGTTCAGAGCTTCAAGAACTCCGGCGTCACTCTTGTTTAC GGTGATCTGAACGATCATGAAAGCTTGGTGAACGCGATTAAACAGGTAGATGTGGTGATATCAACCGTCGGTAATATGCAAATACCAGATCAAACCAAAATCATTGCCGCCATTAAAGAAGCTGGAAATGTTAAG AGGTTTTTCCCATCGGAGTTTGGGGTAGATGTGGATCGTCAAAATGCAGTTGAGCCGGCGAGTTCCACATTTGCAGGGAAAGTGCAGATCCGTAGAGCGATTGAGGCCGCAGGGATTCCGTTCACGTACGTCGCTTCCGGCTGCTTCGCCGGCTACTTCCTGCCGACGATGGTTCAGGCCGGAGCCACCGCTCCTCCGAGAGATAAAGTAACCATCCTTGGCGATGGAAGTCCCAAAG TTATTTACAACGAAGAACATGACATTGGTACCTACACAATCAAAGCTGTGGATGACCCCAGAACATTAAACAAAATTCTTTACATTAAACCCTCCAAAAACACACTCTCTTTCAATGATCTTGTTTCCCTATGGGAGAAGAAGATCGGCAAATCCTTGGAAAAAGATTATGTTCCCGAGGAACAAGTTCTCAAGCTTATTCAAG AGTCTGGATTTCCGATTAATATCTTCTTAGCGATCAACCACTCGATCTTTGTAAAGGGAGATCTTGACAACTTTGAGATAGAGCCGTCATTTGGTGTTGAGGCTTCTGAGCTATACCCGGATGTGAAATACACTACCGTTGAGGAATACCTTGATCAATTTGTTTGA